The window AATCCGTGACATGCTCGCCAATGCAACTAAGCCCATGTGCAGCGGCGATAACGTCGTCTTCTCCACCATCGGCGTTGTGCTGTGCTAGGCTCAAAGAGCAGAAGCCATGCCTATGTGGTTACATGAGAAACCCTAGCCTCCGTCGCTTCGTAAGCACTCCCAACGCTCGTAAAGTCTCTAACCATTGCAGACTCGCCATCCCAAGGTGTTGAATAATCAAAGAACCGTTTGATGTTTATGGtcattctatatatatgttatgagTTTTACTTTTGGTGTGTGTTTAAGGATGTTATTTATGATCACTAAGTATTGTAGTAGAGTTAAGTAAGTTGTACGCTTCGCGAATAACAATNTAAATAGGAAGagattacacacacaaaaaccacAAACACACTAAAACAAACTTCTATCAActcaaaatacaaacaaaagaaagaaaaatggtgatgatgaaggcCACATGGGTTTCCGTTTTTGCCCTCGCGGCGGTCCTCTTATTGGTCCTACTTCCCGCGGCTGAAGCCGTGACATGCTCGCCAATGCAACTAAGCCCATGTGCAGCGGCGATAACGTCGTCTTCTCCACCATCGGCGTTGTGCTGTGCTAGGCTCAAAGAGCAGAAGCCATGCCTATGTGGTTACATGAGAAACCCTAGCCTCCGTCGCTTCGTAAGCACTCCCAACGCTCGTAAAGTCTCTAACCATTGCAGACTCGCCATCCCAAGGTGTTGAATAATCAAAGAACCGTTTGATGTTTATGGTCATTCAGAATGACTCATTCTATATATGCTATgagttttacttttgttgtgtgtgtgtttaaggATGTTATTAAGTATTGTAGTAGAGTTAAGTAAGTTGTACGCTTCGCGAATAACAATGTGTGGTGATGCTTTGTACgcatcttatttttaatttttgcttaTCTTATTCTGGTTGTTGTTGATATATGTTGGCGTACTAATAATAAGAgaatatatttcataaacacaaaataatcaATTATGGGTACATGAAATCACTGTACAAAATAACACACCAACTTGTCTGGTCTGAGACACAAACTCCAACCCAACTAGTTTAGTACTCATAAGAGAAAATCTACGATTTCGACTGGTTTCGCTGCGATTGCATCCTTGTCAGATCGTCGTCGTGATC is drawn from Camelina sativa cultivar DH55 chromosome 1, Cs, whole genome shotgun sequence and contains these coding sequences:
- the LOC104783259 gene encoding non-specific lipid-transfer protein 2, with protein sequence MVMMKATWVSVFALAAVLLVVLLPAAESVTCSPMQLSPCAAAITSSSPPSALCCARLKEQKPCLCGYMRNPSLRRFVSTPNARKVSNHCRLAIPRC
- the LOC104783239 gene encoding non-specific lipid-transfer protein 2-like, which translates into the protein MVMMKATWVSVFALAAVLLLVLLPAAEAVTCSPMQLSPCAAAITSSSPPSALCCARLKEQKPCLCGYMRNPSLRRFVSTPNARKVSNHCRLAIPRC